A region of the Egicoccus sp. AB-alg2 genome:
AACCCGGTCAGCACCATCACGACCACGAGGTAGGCGCCGAACTTGATCCGCTCGGCGACCGCGCCCGACACGATCGTCGCCGCCGTCGCTGCGAACATGGCCTGGAACGCGAAGTCGATCTCCGTGGTGATGAGCTGCCCGCCACCGCCGGTGGCGTCCGACAGCAGGAACCCGCTGGTGCCGATGAAGCCGCCGGCGCTGTCGCCGTACATGAACGCCCAGCCGACCACGTAGTACGTGACCGTCCCGAGCGCGATGGTCAACAGGTTCTTGCCGATGATGTTCGCGGCGTTCTTCTGCCGCGTCATGCCGGCCTCGAGCATCGAGAAGCCGGCGTGCATCAGGAAGACCAGGCCGGTCGCGAAGGTCAGGTACAGGGTCATGGCGAAGACGTTGAGCGCTTCAAGGTCCACCGTGTCCTCGACCTGCGCGAAGGCGGGGACCGCCGCCAGCACCAGCAACGTGGCCGTGACCACACCCAACTTCAGCAGTCGTCTCACGTGGTTGTCTCCAAGAGGTCGTCGTCCGGGACCGCACATCTGCTGCGTGGCGGACACTCTCGTGAGCGGCTGTTGCCCCGGGTTGTGGTCCGTGTTTCGAACGTGTGTCGAACCAGCCGCACGGTGTGAAGAGTCCGTTTCGTCGACGCCCACGGTGGACGGCAGCGATGGACGGCGGCGTGGACGGCGGCGTGGACGGCGGCGGTGGACGGCGGTGCACGCCCCGGCCGGGGGCATGGCCGGTGGCGACCGCTAGCGTCGGCGACCCACTGCCTCGGAGGCTTCCGTGCCGCTGCGTCTCGCCCTCGCCCAGATCCGCGCCCAGGTCGGCGACATCGACGGCAACGTCCGGCGCGTCCTCGCGGCCTGGAACGAGGCCGCCGAGCAGGGCGCCGACCTGGTCGTCTTCACGGAGCTGACCACGACCGGCTACCCGCCCGAGGACCTGCTGCTCAAGCCCGAGTTCGTGCAGGCCAACCTCGACGCGGTCCGGCGCCTCGCACACGAGGGCCCGGCGGGGACGGTGGCGGTCGTCGGCTACGTCGGCACGGAGGAGGGCGACCTCGTCCGCGACGACCCGGGCCACCCGGCGGGCTGGGAGGTGGCCTCCGCGGCCGGCGACGCACTGACCAACTCCGCCGCCGTCCTGGCCGAGGGTCGGGTCGTGGCGACCTACGACAAGTTCCGCCTCCCCAACTACGGCGTCTTCGACGAGGCGCGCTACTTCACCCCGCGCGACGAGCCGCTGGTCGTGCGCGTCGCCGGCGTGCCGGTCGGCATCACCGTGTGCGAGGACCTGTGGGTGGAGCAAGGCCCGGTCGGTCACGCCGCCGAGCACGGCGCCCGCGTGGTGGTGAACCTCAACGCCTCCCCCTACCACCGCGGCAAGCGCGAGGAGCGCGAGCACTGGGCCGACACCCACGTCCGGCGCGACGGCACCTGGTTGGCCTACGTCAACGTCGTCGGCGGCCAGGACGACGTGGTGTTCGACGGCGACTCGTTCCTCATGGCACCCGACGGCGAGGTGGTGGCCCGCGGCGCACAGTTCGTCGAGGACCTGGTCGTCGTTGACGTCGAGGTGGAGCCGACCGAGCTCGCGGACGTCCCGGACCTGCCGGGCGGGCCCTCGTCGCGGCCGACGCTCGCGTCCCACCGCACGGCCGAGCGCCTGGACCCCGTCGGCGAGGTCTGGCACGCCCTGGTCACCGCCACCCGCGACTACTGCCATCGCAACGGCTTCACGGAGGCCGTGATCGGGCTGTCGGGCGGGATCGACTCGGCCGTCGTGGCGGCCGTCGCCGCCGATGCCCTGGGCGGGCAGAACGTGCTGGGTGTGGCGATGCCCTCGCCCTACTCCAGCGAACACTCGCTCGCCGACGCCCGGCGACTGGCGGACAATCTCGGCTGCCCCTACCACGAGCTGCGGATCGACACGCCGTTGCGGTCGGTGGGCGAGGTGCTCGGTGACCTGGTCGTGACCGGCTTCGGCGAGCAGCGCGACGACGGCCGCGAGCCCGGCGTCGCCTACGAGAACCTCCAGGCGCGCCTGCGCGGGCTGTTGGTGATGGCGCTGTCGAACGAACGCGGCTCCATCGTGCTGACGACGGGCAACAAGTCCGAGTACGCGGTCGGCTACGCCACCCTGTACGGGGACATGGCCGGCGGGTTCGCGCCGCTGAAGGACGTCCCGAAGCTGCTCGTGTACGAGTTGGCCCGCTGGCGCAACTCCAAGCTCGCGGCCGACGGCGACCCGGGCGAGGTGATCCCCACCTCCACGATCGAGAAGGCCCCGTCGGCGGAGCTGCGCCCCGACCAGCGCGACGAGGACAGCCTGCCGCCCTACGCGGTCCTCGACGACATCATCGAGGGCTACGTCGAGCAGGACCTCGGCATCGCCGGGCTGGTCGAACGCGGCCACGACGAGGACACGGTGCGCCGGGTGCTGCAGCTGGTGGACCGCGCCGAGTTCAAGCGCCGCCAGGCCGCACCGGGTCCGAAGATCACGCGCCGGGCATTCGGCCGGGACCGGCGCGTGCCGATGACGAACGGCTGGCGCGGCTGACACGCCCGCCCCCGTCGAGCGGCTGCCGGGGTGCCGCGTCAGTCGTCGAAGGCCAGCGGGCCGTCCTCGAGGTCGTCGAGGTCGTCGACCTCGTGGACGCGCAGCACCTCGCCCCGTTCCAGGATGCGGCGCACCCGACGCTGCTGGCGTTCCGAGCCGATGCGGACGCCGACACCGACGCCGCCCGGGACCATCGGCGCGAACGTCCGCTCCCACGAACTCGCCATCGTCGGCGTGGACAGCAGGCCCGTCAGCACGCCGATGCTGGCGCCGAAGGCGGCCCCGCCGCCGGCGCCGGCGGTGATCGCGAACAGCGTCGGTTCGGTGGTCAGGGCCAGCAGCACCGCGCCGAACACCGCACCGGGCGGCGCGCCGTACAGCAGCCCCCGGGCCGCCCGGCCGCCCAGCGCCAGCGAGCTGCCGAGGTCGGTCTGACGGTCCCCGTAGCGGCCGGCGGTCGTCACCTCGACCCGCCCCAGCAGCCGGATCGAGCCGCCGTCCACGCCGGCGCGGGACAACCGCTCGATGGTCTGGCGGGCGTCGGAGCCGTTGCGGTGCACGGCCACGACGTCGGGCACGCCGGCGCTGCGGGTCATGGGCTCGACGACCTCCTCCGGCGGCAGCCTACGACGACCACGGCGCGACCCCGGACGGTGTGCCGGCCGCGCGATGGTGGCGGACCGGCGTCGACAGGGCACACTGGCGGGCGTCCACCGACAGACGACCGCTGGACCCGCCTCGGCGGGCCGGCAGGGATGGAGTCCCCGGTGTCCGTTCACGTGTCCGAGAACACGGCCGCCCGGCGGCGGCCCGTCAGCATCCACGACCTGCGCGCCGCGAAGGAACGTGGCGAGAAGTTCGCGATGCTGACCTCCTACGACTACAGCTCCGCGGCCCTGCTCGACGAGTTGGGTGTCCCGGTCCTGCTGGTCGGCGACAGCCTGGGCATGGTGGTGCTCGGCTATGACTCGACGGTGCCCGTCACCCTCGACGAGATGCTCCACCACACCCGGGCGGTGGCCCGCGGCGCGCCCAACGCCATCGTGGTCGGTGACCTGCCCTTCGGCACCTACCAGGACGGCCCGTCCCAGGCGCTGGCGTCCGCGACCCGCATGCTGAAGGAGGGCGGGGCGAACGCCGTCAAGCTCGAGGGCGGCGGCGCGATGGTCGAGGTGACCGCCCGCCTGGTCGCCGCCGGCATCCCGGTCATGGGCCACCTGGGACTCACGCCCCAGTCCGTCAACCAGTTCGGCGGCTTCAAGGTGCAGGGCCGCGACGACGACGCCGCGCGGCAACTGCTGGAGGACGCCGGGGCGCTGGCCGAGGCGGGGGCGTTCGCCATCGTGCTCGAGTGCGTCCCCAGCGAACTCGGGGCACGGGTCACCGCGGCGATCGACGTGCCGACCATCGGCATCGGCGCCGGTCCGGACACGGACGGCCAGGTGCTGGTCTGGCACGACCTGCTCGGGCTGACGACCGGGCGTCTACCCCGCTTCGTCAAGCAGTACGCCGACCTGCGCTCGGAGATCTCCGGGGCGATCAAGGCGTTCGTGAGCGAGGTGGCCGACGGCGAGTACCCCGCGCCCGAGCACACGTACTGATTGGCGGCCGGTTCCTTCGAACCGGGTGACGCTGCCGCGCCGGTGGCGGGCCCCAACCGTCACCGGCCGCACGCTGCAATGGCTCAGATCGTTGCCGTCCGGCTCGTTCGAACCGGGTGACGCTGCCGCGCCGGTGGCGGCCCCAACCGTCACCGGCCGCACGCTTCGTCACCGGTTGCGGCGGGAGGTGAGCTGACGGGCGAGCCGGGCCAGGTCGCCGAGCGCGTGTGGCGTGCGCGGCCCCCACCACGACAGGGCGGTGCCGTCGACCAGCCGCGTGCGCGCGGACCAGTCGTCGAACACGGCACGGTCGTCCTGTCCGAAGGCGTAGGGCTCGTCCGGCAGCAGCACCACCTCGGGGTCCAGCGCGGCGACCTCCGACAGCCGGTGGCGGGGGTAGCGGCCGTCCGGTGCAGAGGGCACCACGTCGAAGCCGCACCGGGTCAGGAGGTCGCCACCGAACGTGTCGCGCCCGAGCGCCCACCACCGCTCGTCCCCGGCCCGGCCGTCCGCCGGGACGCCGTCGCGCCAGACCGGGCAGAAAGCCGTCAGCCGGCATCGCGGGGCGGGCAGCTGGTCCAGCGCGCGCCGGATCGTCTGGGCGCTGCCGGCGCCGGCGCGCCCGACCCCCAGTACGGCGCCAAGCCGGGCCAGGGCGTCGGCGGCGTCGTCCACGGTGCGCACCCGGGTCACGTAGACCGCGATACCGGCCTCACGCAGGCGCCGCACGTCGAGCTCGCGGTTCTCCTCCTCGTTGGCGACCACGAGGTCGGGTGCGGCCGCGACGATGGCGCGAACGTCGGGGTTCTTCGTGCCGCGGACCCGCTGCGCCGTGGGAAAGGCCGATGGTGGTGCCACGCACCAGTCGGTGACGGCCACGAGCCGGTCGGCGAGCTGCCACCACCACAGCACCTCCGACAGGCTCGGCACCAGGCTGACCAGCCGCTCGGGGGCGTCCGGGACGCCGACGGTGGCGCCCAGGTCGTCGACGACCTCGCGCAGGATCGTCGTGCTCATCGGTCGGCCCGTGACGAGGTGTGCGTGCCCTCGACCTCCCTGGCCAGCACGTACAGGTAGTCGGCGCACCGGTTGAGGTAGCGCAGCGGTGCGTCGTCGGGCAGCTGCCCGGCACGCCGCATGGCCACCACGTGCCGTTCGGCCCGGCGGCACACCGTCCGGGCGAGGTCGAGTGCCGCGGCGGCACGCGATCCGCCCGGCACCACGAACTCCTGTGGCAGCGGATGCCGTTCCACACACGCGTCGATCCGGCCGTCCAGGGCGTCGACCATCGCGTCGTCCACGCGGCTCAGGCCGGGCTGCAGGCGCTCCCAGTGCTCCACCAGCGTCGCCAGCTGCGCCCCGACGACGAACAGTTCGCGCTGGACCTCCAGCACGAGGTCGTGGAGGTGGCCCGTCAGCTCGGCCCGGGCCAGCCCCAGCGCACTGCAGGTCTCGTCGACGGTGCCGTAGGCGGTCGTGCGCAGGTCGTCCTTGTCGACCCGACCGCCGTAGAGCAGCCCGGTCGTGCCGTCGTCGCCGCGCTTGGTGTAGACCTTCAAGCTTCGTCTCGTTCGCTCGTCGCCCGGCCGCCGAGCGTAGCCACGCGGGACCGGCGGCCCCTGCCGACGGCCGGCCGCTCGGCGCGTTGTGGGCCGCCTGACCAAGCCGGTAGGTTCCGCTCCCCCATCGCTGGAGACGCCGTGGCCACGGATCGTTCGCCCCGCCGGGACTTCCGTGTCCTGACCCGGCGGCGCGGTGGCTACGACGGCGCGGAGATGTACGACGTGCAGCTCCAGGTCGCCGGCACCGGCGCGCTCGTGTGGGCCCAGACGTTCTCCGACCACGCGCAGGCGGACGCGTTCGAGCGCCAGCTCGAGGAGGACCTCGACACGCTCGACGACGCGTCGTTCCGGCGCAAGTACGGCGTGCCGTCCACGACGTGAGCGACACGGCCGTGGGCAGGGAGGACGAGCTGCGGTACGCCGAGGTGCCGCGTCCGCCGCGACTCGCCGACGGCACCGTGGACCTCGACACGCTGGTCGAGCGGTGTCAGGCCGCCGCCCTGCTGGAGTCGGGCGACGGTGACGGCTGGTCCTACGTGGTGCCGCCGTCCACCGCCCGGCTGGTCGACGACGGCAGCCGTACGTGGTTCGTCGACGGCGAAGGTGGCGTGCACGACGCGGGAGCGGATCCCTTCACGGCGGTGGACGCGTGGTGCGAGCGCCTGGGGATTCGACCCACCGACCCACGTCCGACGACGCCGGGCCTGCCCGCCTTCACCGGCGGTTTCGTCGGTGCGCTGTCCTACGACCTGGGCCACCGGATCGAGGACCTGCCCCGGCGACTGGCGGACGACCGCGGCAGCCCGGCCCTGTGGCTGCAGTTGACCGAAGTCGTGGTCGCCGTCCCGCCCGCCCGTGACCGCGTGGTGGTGGTCGGCCGCGACCTGCTCCGCCGCGGCCGCGCCGAGGCCGAGGTCCGCGAGGTGTGCCGCCGGCTGGACACCCGCTCCCGCCCCACGACCACGCCGCCCGGGACCTCGCCGCCCTCCCCCGCGACCGCGGTGTCCCCCACGACCGACGTCGCGTTGACCACCAGCCTCCACCGCGACGCCCATCTCGCCGCCGTGCGTGCCGTGTTGGAACACATCGCCGCTGGCGACGTGTTCCAGGTCAACCTGACCCAGCGCCTCACCAGCCGCTGGCCGCACGACCTGTGGCGCCTGTACCGCGCGCTGCGGCATGAGTCGCCCGCGCCGTTCGCGGCCGCCATTCCTGCGATCGGCGTGGCCTCCATCTCCCCGGAGACGTTCCTCGCCGTCGACGGTTCCCGGGTCATGACCAGGCCGATCAAGGGCACGCGGCCGCGCGCGCCCGACCCCGACCTCGACGCCGCGCTCGCCGACGACCTGGCCACCTCCGACAAGGACCGGGCGGAGAACGTCATGGTCGTCGACCTCGAGCGCAACGACCTCGGGCGCGTGTGCCGTGACGGCAGCGTGCAGGTGCCCGAGCTGGCCGTCGTCGAGGCACATCCCACCGTCTGGCACCTGGTTTCCACGGTGGTCGGCGACCTACGCGCCGACGTCGGTTACGGCGACCTGCTCCGTGCCACGTTCCCGTGCGGCTCGATCACCGGCGCGCCGAAGATCGCGGCGATGCGCATCATCGAACGGCTGGAGCAGGCCCGCCGCGGCTGGTACTGCGGCGCGGTCGGCTTCCTCTCACCGGGGGCGGCGCGCCTGTCCGTCGCGATCCGGACCGCCACCCTGCACCCGGGCGGGCAGGTCGACTACGGCGCGGGCGGCGGGATCGTGGCGGACTCCGACCCGGACGACGAGCGTCGGGAGAGCTTCGACAAGGCCGCCGCGTTCCTGCGGGCCGTCGGGGCCCGGCGGCCGGACGGCGGCGGGCCCGGCTCGCCGGCCGTCGCCGGCCACGGACGCACGGAGCCGCGATGAGCGCTTCCCTGCAGGTGTGGATCGGCGGTCGTCTGATGCCGGCCGAGCAGGCGACCGTGTCCGTCTTCGACCGCGGCTTCCGGAACGGCGAGGGGGTCTTCGAGACCTTCCGGGCCTACGGCGACCACGTCTTCCGCCTCGCCGGTCACGTGGACCGGGCCATCGCCGGTGCCGCCGAGCTCGGCTTCTCGCCCGGCCCTCGCGACGTGCTGTGTGCGGCGGTCGCCGACACGGCGCGCGCCAACCTCGACGCCCTCGACGGTCAGGACAGCGCGCTCCGTCTGACGGTCTCGGCCGGCAGCATCGAACCGGACTCGCCGTTCCCCGGCCGAGCCGTCGGCGAGCCGACGATCGTGGTCACCTCGCACCGGCTGCAGCTGGACCCGCGACGCACCGAGGTGGGCCTGCGGGCGATCACGGTCCCGATGGCGCGGGAGCTGCCGCACGTGAAGGCGGTCTCCTACCTGGTGGCCGTGACGGCCAAGCGCCGCGCCCGCGAGGAAGGCGCCGACGAGGCCCTTTTGACCAGCCCGTCCGGCGAGGTCCTCGAAGGGGCCAGCTCGAACCTGTTCGCCGTGGTCGACGGGGTCCTCGTCACCCCGCCGACGGACGCGGGCCTGCTCGCCGGCGTGACCCGGCAGGTCGTCCTGGAGGTCGCCGAACGGTTCGGCATCCCGGTGGAGGCCCGGACGCTGACGGCCGACGGGCTGGCTGCTGCCGACGAGGCGTTCCTGACGGCGACGACCCGCGAGGTGGTGCCCCTGGTCGCGGTGGACGGGCGGCCGCTGGGCGACGGACGCCCGGGGCCGCTGACCGCCCGGCTGGTCGCCGGCTACCGGCAGGCCGTGGCCGACGAGCGCGCCGCCGCCCGCTGAGTTCCCGCGGGTCGACCCGCGCGCGGTCCGGCGTTCGTCGGCCGTGGACGCGCGACGAGTGGACGCCTGTCTACACTCCGCGCGCTTCCGGTCCGGAAGCACGGGGGCGAGCAGTGCCCGGCGACGCCGGTCGGAGAGGCGGCGCCGTCCGCCCCCGTCACGAATCTCGACGAAGAGGGCATCCCTTGTCGACGCACACCTCCACCGGGCTGTGCCCGGAGCCGGGGGCGGGCGGCATCCGGCGCGGTTCCCGTGCCACCCTGCTGCTCGTCCTGCTGTTGTCATTGACCCTGGCCACCAGCGGGCTCGCCCAGGCCAAGCCCGCTGGCACCCCCGGTCACGACGCCAAGACCTTCGAACTGACCATCATGGGCACGACCGACATCCACGGTCATGTCTGGGACTGGGACTACTTCGCGGACGCGCCGTTCTCCAGCGCCCGCGGTCTCGCGCACCTCTCGACGCTCGTCAACGAGGTCCGTGCCGAGCGCGGCGCCGAGCGCACCCTGCTGCTGGACAACGGTGACTTCCTGCAGGGCAACCAGCTCGCGTACTACTACGCCGAGGTCGAGCGCGACACCGGCATGACCGACAACCCGATCGCGGCCGCCATGAACCACATGGGCTTCGACGCGACGTCGGTCGGCAACCACGAGTTCAACTACGGGCTGGACTTCCTCGACGGCTTCATCGAGCAGGCCGACTTCCCGCTGCTGTCGGCCAACACCTACCACCACGGCACGCAGGACCCGGCCTACGAGCCCTACACCATCCGCCGCGTCAACGTGCCGGGCCACAAGCCCGTCGACGTCGGCATCATCGGGTTCACCCCGCCGGGCGTCGCCATCTGGGACCAGCGCCACGTCGAGGGTGTGCTCGAGTTCGGTGACATCGTCGAGTCGGCCAAGCGCTTCGTACCCGAACTGGCGCGCAAGACCGACCTGGTCGTCGCCGTTGCCCACTCCGGGCTGACCAGCCGTTCCAGCTACGGCCCGGAGCTGCCGCTGGAGAACGCCGCCACCGAGCTGGCCCAGGAGGTCGCCGGCCTCGACGCGATCCTGGTCGGGCACACGCACGTGTCGATCCCCGAGCGCTTCATTGCGAACGACGTCACCGGCGAGCAGGTGCTGGTCACCCAGCCCCAGCAGCACGGCCGCCAGCTGTCCGTGATGGACTTCACGCTGCGCCTCGAGCGCGGTCAGTGGACCGTCGCGCACAAGGGCTCGCACGTGCGCAACGCGACCAGCGTCGCCCCGGACCCGGCGATCCTCGACCTCACCCGCGAGGCGCACGAGACGACGGTCGCCTACGTCAACACGCCGATCGGGACCTCGACCGGCGAGTGGTCGAGTCGCGAGTCGGTCTACCGCGACACCCCGATCATGGACCTCATCCACACCGCGCAGATCGGTGAGGTCGAGGCCCGGCTCGAGGCGCTCGGCGGCCCGGACCTGCCGGTGCTGTCGATCGCGGCGCCGTTCACCCGCGACGCCTTCATCCCGGCCGGCCAGGTGACGATCCGCAACGTCGCCAGCGCCTACATCTACGACAACACGCTGCTGGCGGTCGAACTCACCGGCGCCCAGATCGCCGACTTCCTGGAGTACTCCGCGAAGTACTTCCAGACGCCGTCGAGCTGGCCGGTCGACCCGGAGACCATCCTCCAGGCCAACAACGAGCCGCACTACAACTACGACATCATCGGTGGGCTGACCTACGACGTCGACGTCGCCAAGCCGGTCGGCGAGCGCATCCAGAACCTGCAGTTCGAGGGTGCGCCGCTCGACCCGGAGCAGCGCTTCGCGGTCGCCATCAACAACTACCGCCAGTCGGGCGGCGGCGGGTTCCCGCACGTCACGACCGCGCCGGTGCTCCTCGACGAGCAGCGCGAGGTCCGGCAGCTGATCATCGACTACGTGTCCGACGTCGGTGTCATCGACCCCGAGGAGATCTTCGAGGACTCCTGGCGTCTGGTCCACGACGGCACGCCGCTCGACTGAGCCGAAGCACGTGACGGTCGGCGGGGTGGCCTTCGGTGGCCACCCCGCCACCGTTTCTCGACGGTTTCACGTCCCCCGCCGGTGTCCGCGTCTGGCGTCGCGCGTCGCTACCGAACCGGGGAAGCCGAGTGGGCCGTTTCGTTCTCCACGTCTCCACGGTGCTGCACCTCGTCGCCCAGGAGAGCGAGATAGCACCCACCCATCACCTGCTCGCGCCGACCCTGCTGCATTCCGCAGACACTGTCGATGCTGCACGCGGCGGTGCACCGCGTCCAAGGGCGAGTTGCCCGCCGAACGCGCCCTTGAACGCGCTGCAGGCCGATTCGGGAGACGACCTCGGATGACGGGAGGGGCGACGGGCGCCGTCGCCCCTCCCGCGGCGGTCTAGCGTTGCAGGCGCAACACGTAGAGCCCGGAGTTCCGGTCCGAGGCGAGGACCAGGTCACCGTCGAGCGCCACGCCCCAGACGCTGGTGTCGTTGCCCGGTCGCTCGCCTGGCCCGATCGGGTTCGGGTTCGGCGTCGGCGTCTTCCACTGGGCGACGAAGGTCGGCTCCCCGCCGTTGCGGATCCCGGCGATGTCCACGGCGA
Encoded here:
- the pabB gene encoding aminodeoxychorismate synthase component I produces the protein MSDTAVGREDELRYAEVPRPPRLADGTVDLDTLVERCQAAALLESGDGDGWSYVVPPSTARLVDDGSRTWFVDGEGGVHDAGADPFTAVDAWCERLGIRPTDPRPTTPGLPAFTGGFVGALSYDLGHRIEDLPRRLADDRGSPALWLQLTEVVVAVPPARDRVVVVGRDLLRRGRAEAEVREVCRRLDTRSRPTTTPPGTSPPSPATAVSPTTDVALTTSLHRDAHLAAVRAVLEHIAAGDVFQVNLTQRLTSRWPHDLWRLYRALRHESPAPFAAAIPAIGVASISPETFLAVDGSRVMTRPIKGTRPRAPDPDLDAALADDLATSDKDRAENVMVVDLERNDLGRVCRDGSVQVPELAVVEAHPTVWHLVSTVVGDLRADVGYGDLLRATFPCGSITGAPKIAAMRIIERLEQARRGWYCGAVGFLSPGAARLSVAIRTATLHPGGQVDYGAGGGIVADSDPDDERRESFDKAAAFLRAVGARRPDGGGPGSPAVAGHGRTEPR
- a CDS encoding bifunctional UDP-sugar hydrolase/5'-nucleotidase, which encodes MSTHTSTGLCPEPGAGGIRRGSRATLLLVLLLSLTLATSGLAQAKPAGTPGHDAKTFELTIMGTTDIHGHVWDWDYFADAPFSSARGLAHLSTLVNEVRAERGAERTLLLDNGDFLQGNQLAYYYAEVERDTGMTDNPIAAAMNHMGFDATSVGNHEFNYGLDFLDGFIEQADFPLLSANTYHHGTQDPAYEPYTIRRVNVPGHKPVDVGIIGFTPPGVAIWDQRHVEGVLEFGDIVESAKRFVPELARKTDLVVAVAHSGLTSRSSYGPELPLENAATELAQEVAGLDAILVGHTHVSIPERFIANDVTGEQVLVTQPQQHGRQLSVMDFTLRLERGQWTVAHKGSHVRNATSVAPDPAILDLTREAHETTVAYVNTPIGTSTGEWSSRESVYRDTPIMDLIHTAQIGEVEARLEALGGPDLPVLSIAAPFTRDAFIPAGQVTIRNVASAYIYDNTLLAVELTGAQIADFLEYSAKYFQTPSSWPVDPETILQANNEPHYNYDIIGGLTYDVDVAKPVGERIQNLQFEGAPLDPEQRFAVAINNYRQSGGGGFPHVTTAPVLLDEQREVRQLIIDYVSDVGVIDPEEIFEDSWRLVHDGTPLD
- a CDS encoding aminotransferase class IV; its protein translation is MSASLQVWIGGRLMPAEQATVSVFDRGFRNGEGVFETFRAYGDHVFRLAGHVDRAIAGAAELGFSPGPRDVLCAAVADTARANLDALDGQDSALRLTVSAGSIEPDSPFPGRAVGEPTIVVTSHRLQLDPRRTEVGLRAITVPMARELPHVKAVSYLVAVTAKRRAREEGADEALLTSPSGEVLEGASSNLFAVVDGVLVTPPTDAGLLAGVTRQVVLEVAERFGIPVEARTLTADGLAAADEAFLTATTREVVPLVAVDGRPLGDGRPGPLTARLVAGYRQAVADERAAAR
- the panB gene encoding 3-methyl-2-oxobutanoate hydroxymethyltransferase, with the protein product MESPVSVHVSENTAARRRPVSIHDLRAAKERGEKFAMLTSYDYSSAALLDELGVPVLLVGDSLGMVVLGYDSTVPVTLDEMLHHTRAVARGAPNAIVVGDLPFGTYQDGPSQALASATRMLKEGGANAVKLEGGGAMVEVTARLVAAGIPVMGHLGLTPQSVNQFGGFKVQGRDDDAARQLLEDAGALAEAGAFAIVLECVPSELGARVTAAIDVPTIGIGAGPDTDGQVLVWHDLLGLTTGRLPRFVKQYADLRSEISGAIKAFVSEVADGEYPAPEHTY
- a CDS encoding cob(I)yrinic acid a,c-diamide adenosyltransferase; its protein translation is MKVYTKRGDDGTTGLLYGGRVDKDDLRTTAYGTVDETCSALGLARAELTGHLHDLVLEVQRELFVVGAQLATLVEHWERLQPGLSRVDDAMVDALDGRIDACVERHPLPQEFVVPGGSRAAAALDLARTVCRRAERHVVAMRRAGQLPDDAPLRYLNRCADYLYVLAREVEGTHTSSRADR
- a CDS encoding helical backbone metal receptor, with product MSTTILREVVDDLGATVGVPDAPERLVSLVPSLSEVLWWWQLADRLVAVTDWCVAPPSAFPTAQRVRGTKNPDVRAIVAAAPDLVVANEEENRELDVRRLREAGIAVYVTRVRTVDDAADALARLGAVLGVGRAGAGSAQTIRRALDQLPAPRCRLTAFCPVWRDGVPADGRAGDERWWALGRDTFGGDLLTRCGFDVVPSAPDGRYPRHRLSEVAALDPEVVLLPDEPYAFGQDDRAVFDDWSARTRLVDGTALSWWGPRTPHALGDLARLARQLTSRRNR
- a CDS encoding NAD+ synthase, giving the protein MPLRLALAQIRAQVGDIDGNVRRVLAAWNEAAEQGADLVVFTELTTTGYPPEDLLLKPEFVQANLDAVRRLAHEGPAGTVAVVGYVGTEEGDLVRDDPGHPAGWEVASAAGDALTNSAAVLAEGRVVATYDKFRLPNYGVFDEARYFTPRDEPLVVRVAGVPVGITVCEDLWVEQGPVGHAAEHGARVVVNLNASPYHRGKREEREHWADTHVRRDGTWLAYVNVVGGQDDVVFDGDSFLMAPDGEVVARGAQFVEDLVVVDVEVEPTELADVPDLPGGPSSRPTLASHRTAERLDPVGEVWHALVTATRDYCHRNGFTEAVIGLSGGIDSAVVAAVAADALGGQNVLGVAMPSPYSSEHSLADARRLADNLGCPYHELRIDTPLRSVGEVLGDLVVTGFGEQRDDGREPGVAYENLQARLRGLLVMALSNERGSIVLTTGNKSEYAVGYATLYGDMAGGFAPLKDVPKLLVYELARWRNSKLAADGDPGEVIPTSTIEKAPSAELRPDQRDEDSLPPYAVLDDIIEGYVEQDLGIAGLVERGHDEDTVRRVLQLVDRAEFKRRQAAPGPKITRRAFGRDRRVPMTNGWRG